In Primulina huaijiensis isolate GDHJ02 chromosome 4, ASM1229523v2, whole genome shotgun sequence, a genomic segment contains:
- the LOC140975326 gene encoding probable UDP-arabinopyranose mutase 2: MSAKKITPLLKDELDIVIPTIRNLDFLEMWRPFFEPYHLIIVQDGDPSKTINVPDGFDYELYNRNEINRILGPKASCISFKDSACRCFGYMVSKKKYIYTIDDDCFVAKDPSGKDINALEQHIKNLLTPSTPLFFNTLYDPYREGADFVRGYPFSLREGVPTAVSHGLWLNIPDYDAPTQLVKPRERNTRYVDAVMTIPKGTIFPMCGMNLGFNRELIGPAMYFGLMGDGQPIGRYDDMWAGWCTKVICDHLGYGVKTGLPYIWHSKASNPFVNLKKEYKGIYWQEDIIPFFQNLSLPKECTTVQHCYIEMAKQVKDKLSAVDPYFTKLADAMVTWIEAWDELNPSDDSAKLANGVPK, encoded by the exons ATGTCTGCTAAAAAAATCACCCCCCTTCTCAAGGATGAGTTGGATATAGTGATTCCCACCATAAGAAACCTCGATTTCTTGGAGATGTGGAGGCCATTCTTTGAGCCATACCATCTAATCATAGTCCAAGATGGCGACCCTTCGAAGACCATTAATGTGCCCGATGGCTTTGACTATGAACTGTACAATCGTAATGAAATCAACAGAATTCTGGGTCCCAAGGCATCATGCATCTCGTTTAAGGACTCTGCTTGCAGGTGCTTTGGGTACATGGTGTCCAAAAAGAAGTATATTTATACCATTGATGACGATTGCTTT GTCGCGAAAGACCCATCTGGAAAAGATATCAATGCTCTCGAGCAGCACATCAAGAATCTCTTAACTCCATCAACCCCACTTTTCTTTAACACTCTTTACGACCCATATAGGGAGGGTGCAGACTTTGTTCGTGGGTACCCTTTCAGTCTCCGTGAGGGTGTCCCCACTGCCGTTTCTCATGGCCTTTGGCTTAATATCCCTGATTATGATGCACCTACACAGCTTGTTAAGCCCCGTGAAAGGAACACCAG ATATGTAGATGCTGTTATGACCATTCCAAAGGGTACCATTTTTCCAATGTGCGGTATGAACTTGGGATTCAACCGTGAACTGATTGGACCAGCAATGTACTTTGGACTCATGGGGGACGGTCAGCCAATTGGGCGATACGATGACATGTGGGCTGGCTGGTGCACCAAG GTGATTTGCGATCACTTGGGTTACGGTGTCAAGACTGGTCTGCCTTATATCTGGCATAGCAAAGCCAGCAACCCGTTTGTCAATCTGAAAAAAGAGTACAAAGGAATTTATTGGCAAGAGGACATCATCCCGTTTTTCCAGAACTTATCGCTTCCTAAAGAATGCACGACGGTGCAACACTGCTACATCGAAATGGCTAAACAAGTGAAGGACAAACTTTCGGCTGTCGATCCCTACTTCACAAAGCTAGCAGATGCTATGGTCACGTGGATAGAAGCTTGGGATGAGCTTAATCCTTCGGACGACTCTGCTAAGCTTGCTAATGGTGTTCCCAAATAG